The Akkermansia sp. N21116 genome includes a region encoding these proteins:
- the ptsP gene encoding phosphoenolpyruvate--protein phosphotransferase, with the protein MPSQTIGLTSEELCLKGVAVSSGIAIGELLLRFSSHLCPEKFPITKDAVEQELERFQKALEITEQQIEALQERTRTVSGEKNASIFDAHILFLKDSMMLSQVRKGVEESLLNVEYVFYNTVQRYLLVMQSLGDDYLRNRGIDLEDVRSRVLHNMHLQQEDELAKAYYASSHILVANDLNPSDTAAMDVDQVLGFVTEQGSAMSHTAILARSMGIPAIVGMEDAMQRITDMHARCAILDGYEGVLIINPSQETISKYKRIQMEKKRAYRALEKMKNLPTVTLDGHHVCLALNVEFPHEHEGMREVGAEGIGLFRTEFFLLGDGEHPMPGEDEQTRRYEELVTGCAPYEVVFRTLDAGGDKLPMEKSDPEPNPFLGWRGIRVSLSCREMFKTQLKAILRASAKGAASVMFPMVSGRTEVILAKTILQECRDELDATGIPYGKDLKVGIMVEVPSAAMLADVLAQEVDFFSIGTNDLTQYAIAVDRINSRVAHMFRPTHPGVVRMMDMTIRAGKKHGIPTTICGEVAGDILLLPLIVGLGARELSVGGHLVPILRYAIRSLNYEECKRIAQEALMAPDSHTVFKLSSELARKSYPILFE; encoded by the coding sequence ATGCCATCCCAGACGATTGGGCTTACCTCTGAAGAATTGTGTTTGAAGGGGGTAGCTGTATCTTCCGGTATTGCCATCGGCGAACTCCTTCTCCGGTTTTCCTCCCATTTGTGTCCGGAAAAGTTTCCGATTACGAAAGATGCCGTGGAGCAGGAATTGGAACGTTTCCAGAAGGCTTTGGAAATTACTGAACAGCAAATTGAAGCTCTTCAGGAAAGAACCCGGACTGTTTCCGGTGAGAAGAACGCTTCGATTTTCGATGCCCACATTCTGTTTCTGAAGGATAGCATGATGCTTTCCCAGGTCAGGAAGGGAGTCGAGGAATCGCTATTGAATGTGGAGTATGTGTTCTACAATACGGTGCAGAGATACTTGCTGGTTATGCAAAGTCTCGGGGACGATTATTTGAGGAACCGTGGTATCGATCTGGAAGATGTCCGTTCCCGCGTCCTGCACAACATGCACTTGCAACAGGAGGACGAACTGGCAAAAGCTTACTATGCCAGCAGCCATATTCTAGTCGCCAACGACTTGAATCCATCCGACACGGCGGCTATGGATGTGGACCAGGTGCTGGGATTCGTTACCGAGCAGGGGTCTGCCATGTCCCATACCGCTATTCTTGCTCGTTCAATGGGTATTCCGGCTATTGTCGGTATGGAGGATGCCATGCAGAGGATTACTGACATGCACGCCCGTTGCGCCATTCTTGATGGCTATGAAGGGGTGCTGATTATTAATCCGTCCCAGGAGACGATTTCGAAATACAAGCGGATCCAGATGGAGAAGAAACGCGCATACCGTGCGTTGGAGAAGATGAAGAATCTTCCAACCGTGACGCTTGACGGCCATCATGTCTGCCTGGCTCTCAATGTGGAATTCCCGCACGAACATGAAGGGATGCGCGAAGTCGGGGCCGAAGGAATCGGATTGTTCAGAACGGAGTTTTTCCTTCTAGGGGACGGGGAACACCCGATGCCCGGAGAGGATGAACAAACGCGCCGTTATGAAGAACTCGTGACGGGATGTGCCCCCTACGAAGTCGTTTTCAGGACGCTTGATGCGGGAGGCGATAAATTGCCGATGGAAAAATCCGATCCCGAACCCAATCCATTCCTGGGATGGAGGGGGATCCGTGTTTCTTTGAGTTGCCGGGAAATGTTCAAGACCCAGCTGAAAGCGATTTTGCGGGCTAGCGCCAAAGGGGCTGCTTCCGTGATGTTTCCAATGGTGTCAGGTCGCACCGAGGTAATTCTGGCTAAGACGATTTTGCAGGAATGCCGGGATGAATTGGATGCTACGGGCATTCCTTATGGCAAGGATTTGAAAGTGGGGATCATGGTGGAAGTGCCGAGTGCCGCCATGCTGGCGGATGTCCTGGCACAAGAAGTGGACTTTTTCTCCATCGGTACCAATGATTTGACTCAGTACGCCATTGCCGTGGATCGCATTAACAGCCGTGTTGCCCATATGTTCCGTCCGACTCATCCCGGAGTCGTACGCATGATGGATATGACGATTCGGGCCGGTAAAAAGCATGGGATTCCGACCACGATTTGCGGCGAGGTAGCGGGGGATATCCTGTTGCTTCCCCTGATTGTAGGTTTGGGAGCCAGGGAACTTTCCGTTGGGGGGCATTTAGTGCCTATTTTGCGTTATGCCATTCGGAGCTTGAATTATGAAGAGTGCAAACGCATTGCTCAGGAAGCCCTGATGGCTCCGGATAGCCACACCGTTTTCAAACTGAGTTCGGAACTGGCAAGAAAGTCGTACCCGATTCTTTTTGAATAA
- a CDS encoding HPr family phosphocarrier protein, whose product MVTKELTIINKLGIHARPAAQFVKAASKFVSDIIVEKDGEEVDGKSIMGLMMLAVGHGSKITVSATGEDEEEALNALESLIERKFEEDE is encoded by the coding sequence ATGGTCACCAAGGAACTTACCATCATCAATAAACTCGGTATTCACGCTCGTCCCGCTGCTCAATTCGTGAAAGCGGCCAGTAAGTTCGTTTCCGATATTATTGTTGAAAAAGATGGAGAAGAAGTTGACGGGAAGAGCATTATGGGACTGATGATGCTGGCGGTAGGACATGGCTCCAAGATTACGGTTTCTGCGACCGGGGAGGATGAAGAGGAAGCGCTCAATGCATTGGAATCTTTGATCGAACGCAAGTTCGAAGAAGACGAATAA
- the hprK gene encoding HPr(Ser) kinase/phosphatase, translating into MLRTSRIKKVDFVTVHQFYTKYKDSLQLELINSPAGLTRKISEPAINRPGLAIAGFYTYFAHKRIQVFGAAEVAYLFRLPAGMRRSRVLRMYKCEVPCIVFSRDQEPPAEVLELADEANVCVFRTSLVTMKFVNAATIILENEFAESTTVHGCMLDLRGIGILICGKSGVGKSEAALGLIERGGALVADDVVQIRNIGGELVTSAPEMSRGFLEVRGLGIVNVTNLFGLKASRNHKRLDLIITLKAAADMSDVDRLGLERKKITVMGEQIYHVELPVAPGRDTARLIEVAAIDQQLKSNGYDMAGEFNKRLLDKLSEGSVEERN; encoded by the coding sequence ATGTTGAGAACATCCCGCATCAAGAAAGTCGATTTTGTTACGGTTCACCAGTTTTACACGAAGTACAAGGATTCCTTGCAGCTTGAACTGATCAACAGCCCTGCCGGGTTGACCCGGAAGATTAGCGAACCGGCTATTAATCGTCCCGGTCTGGCTATTGCTGGATTTTATACCTATTTCGCCCACAAGCGCATCCAGGTGTTTGGCGCGGCGGAAGTGGCCTATCTGTTCCGCCTTCCGGCAGGAATGCGTCGTTCGCGCGTGCTTAGGATGTACAAGTGCGAAGTGCCTTGCATTGTCTTTTCCCGCGACCAGGAACCGCCGGCCGAAGTTTTGGAATTGGCCGATGAAGCGAATGTCTGTGTGTTCCGGACGAGCTTGGTTACAATGAAATTTGTCAATGCGGCAACGATTATTCTGGAAAACGAGTTTGCCGAAAGTACCACCGTGCATGGCTGCATGTTGGATTTGCGTGGAATCGGCATTCTGATTTGCGGCAAGAGCGGCGTAGGGAAGAGTGAAGCAGCCTTGGGATTGATCGAACGCGGAGGGGCTCTTGTCGCCGATGATGTTGTTCAGATCCGCAACATTGGCGGAGAACTGGTGACGAGCGCTCCGGAGATGAGCCGCGGCTTTTTGGAAGTGCGGGGCCTTGGCATCGTCAATGTGACAAACCTGTTCGGATTGAAGGCTTCCCGCAATCACAAGAGACTGGATCTGATTATTACTCTGAAAGCGGCTGCCGATATGTCTGATGTCGATCGTCTGGGACTGGAACGGAAAAAAATTACTGTCATGGGAGAACAGATTTATCACGTTGAACTTCCCGTGGCTCCCGGCCGTGATACGGCGCGTTTGATTGAAGTGGCTGCCATTGACCAGCAGTTGAAAAGCAATGGATATGACATGGCCGGCGAGTTTAATAAACGACTTTTGGACAAACTCTCCGAGGGCAGTGTCGAGGAAAGAAATTAA
- a CDS encoding L,D-transpeptidase, protein MAVCSMVSCRHSEPSPSAVVTDGVVISVKDQKLALMRKGKIVRTYPVSTSKFGLGDQRGSCRTPLGVHSVAAKIGDNQPRGMVFKSRRPTGEVVVPNSPGRDPIVTRILWLKGEENRNKNAFARNIYIHGTAEERSIGRPSSYGCIRMKSSDILDVYQYVQRGEPVVIDRCSLAASEQMAGKLMVDRNMQAQAIQSANMNAQRRSSRSSSSKAIASSRKSGKAKKSRSSRRAGNELAKISRSGGRVRKG, encoded by the coding sequence ATGGCTGTATGTTCCATGGTGTCCTGCCGCCATTCGGAGCCTTCCCCTTCGGCTGTTGTTACGGATGGGGTTGTTATTAGTGTCAAGGATCAGAAACTTGCCTTGATGCGTAAGGGAAAAATTGTTCGTACCTATCCCGTTAGCACTTCCAAATTCGGTTTGGGCGACCAGCGAGGCAGTTGCCGCACTCCTTTGGGCGTTCACAGCGTTGCCGCCAAGATCGGAGATAACCAGCCTCGTGGCATGGTTTTTAAGAGCCGGAGGCCGACAGGCGAAGTTGTAGTTCCCAATTCTCCCGGCCGCGATCCCATCGTGACGCGCATTCTCTGGTTGAAAGGCGAGGAAAACCGTAACAAAAATGCCTTTGCCCGCAATATTTACATTCATGGCACGGCCGAGGAACGTTCGATAGGCAGGCCTTCGTCCTACGGTTGCATCCGGATGAAGAGCAGCGATATTCTGGACGTGTACCAGTATGTACAGAGGGGGGAACCTGTCGTGATTGACCGTTGTTCTCTGGCTGCTTCTGAACAGATGGCAGGCAAACTCATGGTGGATCGCAATATGCAGGCCCAGGCCATACAGTCGGCGAATATGAATGCGCAGCGCCGTTCATCCCGATCCTCTTCTTCCAAGGCCATTGCTTCGAGCAGAAAGTCCGGCAAGGCGAAAAAGAGCCGATCCTCTCGCCGGGCCGGAAATGAATTGGCAAAAATTTCTCGTAGTGGCGGACGGGTGAGAAAGGGATGA
- a CDS encoding glycosyltransferase family 2 protein, translating into MPTQDIIWYSAYILVLIGMSGYGLHRLIIVYLYWKNVRNRPEPRAHFDELPVVTVQLPMYNEMFVVDRLLESVAALDYPKEKLEIQILDDSTDGTTELCMKKAEELRSRGYDAVCLHRTDRTGFKAGALEEATQVAKGDFLFILDADFQPHSDVLMKQIHYFTDDKVGLVQTRWEHINRNYNLLTRVQALFLDGHFMMEQTARNRSGRFFTFNGTAGIWRKTAITDAGGWEHDTLTEDMDLSYRAQMKGWHFIFLNDVVTPAELPVDMNGFKAQQHRWTKGSIQVCQKMLFDILRSSAPLKAKLEATTHLTANYSYLLLILLCCLIYPVAMGNFNFQHSIYIILINLLLFFFASIAVCIFYVSAQIAIRPRSWWKELPYLPVLLALGIGMAVNNAKAVLEAIVGHQSSFVRTPKYGIGGEDGRKEGSLLKKRGYKAIKSVIVPVLELAFGCFFLWMIIELLIRGNIISAVLMSPFLGFFYTSLCSFGQMLFCLSSKKDEVQA; encoded by the coding sequence ATGCCTACTCAAGATATCATCTGGTATTCTGCTTATATTCTCGTCCTCATTGGAATGTCAGGTTATGGCTTACACCGTTTGATTATTGTGTACCTCTATTGGAAAAACGTACGCAACCGGCCCGAACCACGAGCTCATTTTGACGAATTGCCGGTTGTGACTGTTCAACTTCCGATGTATAATGAAATGTTTGTGGTGGATCGTCTTCTTGAATCCGTGGCTGCGCTGGATTATCCCAAAGAGAAGTTGGAGATACAGATTCTAGACGATTCTACTGACGGGACAACGGAACTGTGCATGAAGAAAGCAGAAGAATTGCGTTCCCGTGGCTATGATGCAGTTTGCCTGCATCGTACGGACCGGACAGGTTTTAAGGCCGGAGCCCTTGAAGAGGCCACGCAGGTGGCCAAGGGGGATTTTCTGTTTATTCTTGATGCGGATTTTCAGCCTCATTCCGACGTTCTGATGAAACAGATCCATTATTTTACCGATGACAAGGTGGGACTGGTTCAAACACGCTGGGAACATATTAACCGCAATTACAATCTGTTGACCCGCGTGCAGGCGTTGTTTCTGGACGGTCACTTCATGATGGAGCAAACTGCCCGCAACCGTTCCGGACGGTTTTTCACCTTCAACGGAACGGCCGGCATTTGGCGCAAAACAGCCATTACCGATGCCGGCGGCTGGGAACACGACACGCTGACGGAGGATATGGATCTTTCCTACCGTGCCCAGATGAAGGGGTGGCATTTCATCTTCCTGAACGATGTGGTGACTCCGGCGGAGCTTCCCGTGGATATGAACGGCTTCAAGGCTCAGCAGCATCGTTGGACGAAAGGCTCCATCCAAGTGTGCCAGAAAATGCTCTTCGATATTCTTCGTTCATCCGCCCCTCTGAAAGCCAAACTGGAAGCGACGACGCACCTGACAGCCAATTATTCCTATCTTCTGCTCATCCTTTTGTGTTGCCTGATTTACCCAGTTGCCATGGGGAATTTTAATTTTCAGCATTCGATTTATATTATTTTGATTAATCTGCTTCTTTTTTTCTTTGCTTCGATTGCTGTTTGCATCTTTTATGTGAGCGCCCAGATTGCCATCCGTCCTCGTAGTTGGTGGAAGGAACTGCCTTACCTCCCCGTGCTCCTGGCACTGGGTATCGGTATGGCCGTCAACAATGCCAAGGCAGTACTGGAGGCTATTGTGGGACACCAGTCCAGTTTTGTGCGTACTCCCAAATATGGTATCGGAGGCGAAGACGGACGCAAGGAAGGATCGCTCTTGAAGAAGCGCGGATACAAGGCGATCAAGTCGGTGATTGTGCCTGTTCTTGAACTGGCGTTTGGTTGCTTTTTCCTGTGGATGATTATTGAGTTATTGATCAGAGGCAATATCATTTCCGCCGTGCTGATGAGCCCGTTCCTTGGTTTTTTCTATACGTCTTTGTGTTCCTTTGGACAGATGTTGTTCTGTCTGTCCTCGAAAAAAGATGAGGTCCAGGCATAA
- a CDS encoding ApaG domain, which translates to MKQLPVSECLEFRIAASVMVSEQPSSLPDGYDSIMLNISMRNISKEPVRLIGRKWIINSAEDQSDVVEGDTVFNTHPLLCPGQIFSISGFHIVRQPASLSLTLLGKDNHGENFITPPLVIRIDKSS; encoded by the coding sequence ATGAAGCAACTGCCCGTATCCGAATGTCTGGAATTCCGCATCGCGGCCTCCGTGATGGTGTCGGAGCAGCCTTCTTCACTGCCTGATGGCTATGACTCTATCATGCTGAACATCAGCATGCGCAATATTTCCAAGGAACCAGTCAGACTCATCGGCCGCAAGTGGATTATCAACTCGGCAGAAGACCAGTCGGATGTGGTAGAGGGAGATACCGTGTTCAACACCCATCCCTTGCTATGCCCCGGTCAGATATTCAGCATCTCCGGTTTCCATATCGTCCGTCAACCGGCATCTCTCAGTCTTACTCTCCTTGGAAAAGACAATCACGGAGAAAATTTCATTACTCCTCCTTTGGTTATCAGGATCGATAAATCCTCCTAG
- a CDS encoding formate--tetrahydrofolate ligase, with the protein MEQSTFSDCLERIGAEPEYILPMGRNKAKVSIKALDGNHKQGKLILVSAITPTPSGEGKTTISVGLAQGLQVLGKKVCLALRQPSMGPVFGRKGGATGGGKSTIIPTEEINMHFTGDFHAITSAHNLISAVIDNALFYRTINLDERKVTWKRVMDMNDRCLRSIIVGLNKQGFPRESSFDITPASEIMACLCLATSYADMRSRIDRIVIGFTVDDKPVFAKELGITGAVMALLKDAMMPNLVRSMEGVPCFLHGGPFANIAHGCNSVLATRMALRYGDYAVTEAGFAFDLGAEKFLDIKCRQTGLAPDAIVIVTTARALKMHGGTALADLKVPNVDAVRAGLPNLAAHLDAAANFQRPVVVAINKFADDNEEELLAIREFCKDRGVDCAVADIFANGGEGGRELAEKVIAAADRPSPNFKPLYEVNIPVEEKIRTIATKIYGADGVELTPAARKKLALFESCGLTNLPVCMAKTQNSLSDNAKLRGRPKGFTITVRDFEIANGAGFLVALCGEIMRMPALPRIPNATSIELDDDGTIHGV; encoded by the coding sequence ATGGAACAATCTACTTTCTCAGACTGTCTGGAACGCATCGGTGCAGAACCGGAATATATTCTGCCCATGGGCCGCAACAAAGCCAAAGTCTCCATTAAAGCACTGGATGGCAATCATAAGCAGGGAAAGCTCATCCTGGTTTCCGCCATCACCCCCACCCCATCGGGAGAAGGGAAAACCACCATTTCCGTAGGCCTTGCACAGGGATTGCAGGTTCTGGGGAAAAAAGTTTGCCTGGCTCTGCGCCAGCCATCCATGGGTCCCGTTTTCGGACGTAAGGGCGGCGCTACCGGCGGAGGAAAGAGTACGATTATCCCGACGGAAGAAATCAACATGCATTTCACCGGCGACTTCCACGCCATCACTTCCGCCCATAACCTCATCAGCGCCGTCATCGACAACGCCCTTTTCTACCGTACCATCAACCTTGATGAGCGCAAAGTCACATGGAAGCGGGTCATGGACATGAACGACCGTTGCCTGCGTTCCATCATCGTCGGTCTCAACAAACAAGGATTTCCTCGCGAAAGCTCGTTCGACATTACGCCCGCCTCGGAAATCATGGCCTGTCTCTGCCTAGCCACTTCCTATGCCGACATGAGAAGCCGCATCGACCGTATCGTCATCGGCTTCACCGTAGACGACAAACCCGTATTCGCCAAAGAACTCGGTATCACGGGAGCCGTCATGGCTCTCCTTAAAGACGCCATGATGCCCAACCTCGTTCGTTCCATGGAAGGAGTCCCTTGTTTTCTCCACGGAGGCCCGTTTGCCAACATCGCCCACGGTTGCAACTCCGTCCTGGCCACCAGGATGGCTCTCCGATATGGGGACTACGCCGTCACGGAAGCCGGATTCGCATTCGACCTCGGCGCTGAAAAATTCCTCGACATCAAATGCCGTCAGACTGGCCTCGCTCCAGACGCCATCGTGATCGTCACCACGGCCCGCGCCCTCAAAATGCACGGAGGTACGGCCCTGGCCGACCTCAAAGTCCCCAATGTCGATGCCGTCCGCGCCGGCCTTCCCAATCTGGCAGCCCACCTGGATGCCGCAGCCAATTTCCAGCGGCCCGTTGTCGTCGCCATTAACAAATTTGCAGATGACAACGAAGAAGAACTCCTGGCGATCCGCGAATTCTGCAAAGACCGCGGAGTCGACTGCGCCGTGGCGGACATTTTCGCCAATGGAGGAGAAGGAGGCAGGGAACTCGCGGAAAAAGTCATCGCCGCCGCCGACCGCCCCAGCCCCAACTTCAAACCTCTGTATGAAGTCAACATTCCCGTCGAAGAAAAAATCCGCACGATCGCTACGAAAATCTACGGTGCCGATGGAGTGGAACTAACCCCTGCTGCACGCAAAAAACTCGCACTCTTCGAGTCCTGCGGTTTGACCAATCTTCCCGTCTGCATGGCCAAAACGCAGAATTCCCTCTCCGACAATGCCAAACTCCGCGGCCGCCCCAAAGGATTCACCATTACCGTACGAGACTTCGAAATTGCCAACGGAGCAGGCTTCCTCGTCGCCCTCTGCGGGGAAATCATGCGCATGCCCGCCCTGCCCCGCATTCCCAATGCCACGAGCATTGAACTGGACGACGACGGCACCATCCACGGCGTCTGA
- a CDS encoding 2-dehydropantoate 2-reductase produces MKIAVLGAGALGCYYGSRLVETGNDVRFIMRSEYDYVKTHGLQVRSLHGDISLPNVQVYRSPEEVGPVDLVIVAWKTTANSHLKEALPPLMGPGTIVLTLQNGMGNAEAIAQVIPAKKIFVGLCFICTMRTDPGVISHLEGGNIQFAPFIPTPEGTAKAEELAELFGKAPIPTRAFAEAEKIQWFKLVWNIPFNGMCLAKGGISVGELYKDPSNVERARRIMEEVVSAAKARGYTLRDDLVDYHMQRTETMGGFTPSSAIDYNMGRPIEYEAIWGAPIAKAREAGASIPEWEQLDREIRERLGMQPS; encoded by the coding sequence ATGAAAATAGCCGTTCTCGGAGCAGGAGCCCTTGGATGTTACTACGGCTCCCGCCTCGTCGAAACCGGAAACGACGTCCGCTTCATCATGCGGTCGGAATACGACTACGTTAAAACACATGGACTTCAAGTCCGCAGCCTCCATGGGGACATCAGTCTCCCTAACGTACAAGTATACCGAAGCCCGGAAGAAGTCGGCCCGGTCGACCTGGTCATCGTAGCCTGGAAAACAACAGCCAATTCCCATCTCAAGGAAGCCCTGCCTCCCCTGATGGGTCCCGGCACCATCGTCCTCACGCTCCAGAACGGCATGGGCAATGCAGAAGCCATCGCACAAGTCATCCCTGCGAAAAAAATATTCGTCGGACTCTGCTTCATCTGTACCATGAGGACTGATCCTGGCGTCATTTCCCATCTGGAAGGAGGCAACATCCAGTTCGCCCCCTTCATCCCAACCCCGGAAGGCACAGCCAAAGCGGAAGAGCTGGCCGAACTGTTCGGTAAAGCCCCCATCCCGACCCGAGCCTTTGCCGAAGCGGAAAAAATCCAGTGGTTCAAACTCGTCTGGAACATCCCCTTCAACGGCATGTGCCTGGCCAAGGGCGGCATCTCTGTCGGTGAACTCTACAAAGACCCATCCAATGTCGAGCGTGCACGCCGTATCATGGAAGAAGTAGTTTCTGCGGCCAAAGCCCGGGGCTATACCCTCCGCGACGATCTCGTCGACTACCACATGCAGAGGACGGAAACCATGGGAGGCTTCACCCCGTCCAGCGCTATCGACTACAACATGGGCCGCCCCATTGAGTACGAAGCCATCTGGGGGGCTCCTATAGCCAAAGCTCGCGAAGCCGGAGCCAGCATCCCGGAATGGGAACAACTCGACCGTGAGATCCGCGAACGTCTTGGCATGCAACCCTCTTGA
- a CDS encoding metallophosphoesterase family protein — MSRFAIISDIHANQEALEAVQQDIQAMGCTSIACLGDIVGYNASPSECLEIIRTLDCPVVKGNHDEAASSDNNPEKMNPVAYNALMWTRSQLSEEQKEWLRRLRMVRNVPPFTIVHSTLDQPSLWHYIVNKFDAVSNFNFQFTNICFHGHTHVPKIFVFENGGATEYAANDFCPEPGKKYFINVGSVGQPRDNDWRASYCVFDTDTNAVYFRRVEYDIAKTQQKILDAGLPPMLAERLGKGV, encoded by the coding sequence ATGAGCAGATTTGCAATCATCAGCGACATTCATGCTAATCAGGAAGCCCTGGAAGCCGTCCAGCAAGACATCCAGGCCATGGGGTGTACCTCCATCGCCTGCCTGGGAGACATCGTCGGTTACAATGCATCGCCATCCGAATGCCTGGAAATCATCCGAACCCTCGATTGCCCAGTCGTCAAAGGCAACCATGACGAAGCCGCCTCCAGCGACAACAACCCGGAAAAAATGAATCCCGTGGCTTACAACGCCCTGATGTGGACGCGCAGCCAGCTCTCGGAAGAACAAAAGGAATGGCTGAGACGGCTCCGCATGGTACGTAACGTCCCCCCCTTCACCATCGTCCACTCCACACTGGACCAGCCCTCCCTCTGGCATTACATCGTCAATAAATTCGACGCAGTTTCCAACTTCAACTTCCAGTTTACCAACATCTGCTTCCACGGGCATACCCACGTGCCCAAAATCTTCGTCTTCGAAAACGGAGGAGCCACCGAATACGCGGCCAACGACTTCTGCCCGGAACCCGGTAAGAAATACTTCATCAACGTCGGTTCCGTCGGTCAGCCGCGCGACAACGACTGGCGCGCCAGCTACTGTGTGTTCGACACCGATACCAATGCCGTGTACTTCCGCCGCGTCGAATACGACATTGCCAAAACCCAGCAAAAAATTCTGGATGCCGGCCTTCCACCCATGCTGGCCGAACGTCTTGGGAAGGGCGTCTGA
- the dusB gene encoding tRNA dihydrouridine synthase DusB, giving the protein MHQPWFDNGAFPLFLAPMAGVTDPVFRSLCKEMGADVVVTEFVSAEGVLACWERNRRYTEFEEVHRPIGIQLFGADGRNMGEAAKIIVNELRPDFIDINCGCPVSKVVGKNGGSSLLKNLPLLASVARGVILAVGDLVPVTAKIRTGWDADSICAPETCRILTDEGISMITIHGRTRAQQYSGKADWDMIDFCARAASVPIIGNGDVNSAQMVEHIRNTSAVRGIMIGRAAMENPWIFSEAKHYLTHGEHLPRKSIRDKWDLIIRHARLSLESGRYGDELHTMKFMRARFVAYTKGFPGAKDLRSRLVHIKTMDELIDLAQSV; this is encoded by the coding sequence ATGCATCAGCCTTGGTTCGACAACGGAGCATTCCCATTGTTCCTGGCTCCCATGGCCGGAGTCACCGATCCAGTCTTCCGTTCCTTGTGCAAAGAAATGGGGGCCGATGTCGTCGTCACAGAATTCGTCTCTGCTGAAGGCGTTCTTGCCTGCTGGGAACGCAACAGGCGTTACACAGAATTCGAAGAAGTCCACCGCCCCATTGGTATCCAGCTCTTCGGGGCGGACGGTCGCAACATGGGCGAAGCCGCTAAAATCATTGTCAACGAACTCCGCCCGGACTTCATTGATATCAACTGCGGCTGCCCCGTCTCCAAAGTCGTCGGTAAAAACGGAGGTTCCTCCCTTCTCAAAAACCTTCCCCTCCTTGCCTCCGTCGCACGGGGAGTTATCCTGGCCGTCGGAGACCTCGTCCCCGTCACCGCCAAAATCAGAACCGGTTGGGACGCCGACTCCATTTGTGCTCCGGAAACCTGCAGGATCCTCACGGATGAAGGTATCTCCATGATCACCATCCATGGCAGAACGCGCGCCCAGCAATACTCCGGCAAAGCTGACTGGGATATGATCGATTTCTGCGCACGCGCCGCTTCCGTTCCCATCATCGGAAACGGCGACGTCAATTCCGCTCAAATGGTAGAACATATCCGGAACACCTCCGCCGTCCGTGGAATCATGATTGGCCGTGCCGCCATGGAAAATCCTTGGATATTCTCCGAAGCCAAACACTACCTCACTCACGGCGAACACCTCCCCCGCAAAAGTATCCGCGACAAATGGGATCTCATCATACGGCACGCCAGGCTTTCTCTGGAATCCGGCAGATACGGAGACGAACTTCACACCATGAAATTCATGCGCGCCCGCTTCGTCGCCTACACCAAAGGATTCCCGGGAGCAAAAGACCTCCGATCCCGGCTCGTTCACATCAAAACAATGGACGAACTCATAGATTTAGCCCAGTCTGTATAG